A window of Campylobacter pinnipediorum subsp. pinnipediorum contains these coding sequences:
- the fdh3B gene encoding formate dehydrogenase FDH3 subunit beta, translating to MARMKFYVDNNRCISCFACQVACSSAHETPVGINRRKVITLNDGIVGKEVSTTIACQHCTDAPCEQVCPVNCFYIREDGIVLHDKDKCIGCGYCLYACPFGAPQFPRDGAFGVKGEMDKCTMCAGGPAPTNSHEERELYGQNRIAEGKVPMCAAVCATNALLVGDATEVSNVYRKRVTLRGTGF from the coding sequence ATGGCAAGAATGAAATTTTATGTTGATAACAACAGATGTATTAGTTGTTTTGCTTGTCAAGTGGCTTGCTCTTCAGCTCATGAAACTCCGGTTGGGATAAATCGCCGTAAGGTAATAACATTAAACGATGGCATAGTTGGCAAAGAGGTTTCAACAACCATAGCTTGTCAACACTGCACAGACGCACCTTGCGAGCAGGTTTGCCCTGTAAATTGTTTTTATATTCGTGAAGATGGAATAGTCTTGCACGATAAAGATAAATGTATAGGCTGTGGCTATTGTTTATATGCTTGTCCATTTGGAGCACCTCAATTCCCTAGAGATGGGGCTTTTGGTGTTAAGGGGGAAATGGATAAATGCACTATGTGTGCTGGCGGCCCGGCTCCTACAAACTCACACGAAGAAAGAGAGCTATACGGACAAAATCGTATTGCAGAGGGTAAAGTTCCTATGTGTGCTGCTGTTTGTGCAACAAATGCTCTTTTAGTCGGTGATGCTACAGAGGTATCAAATGTATACAGAAAGCGTGTAACTCTAAGAGGAACAGGCTTTTAA
- a CDS encoding flagellin B, with translation MSFRINTNINAMNSHANAVGNNRNLSNSLGRLSSGLRIQTAADDASGLAIADSLRSQASALGQAIANGNDAIGIIQVADKAMDEQLKILDTIKVKATQAAQDGQTTRSRQALQADIVRLMEELDNIGNSTSFNGQQLLNGTFSNKEFQIGAYSNQTVKSSIGATTSDKIGLTRFESSKLITEAKGAVSLTFINVDGINNVKVAATELSYGLGKGIGALAENINKVADQSGVRATFDVTIIASKAITAGSIVSLNINGVKIGDLEVKDNDSNGTLVNAINSVKDQTGVEASIDPQGKLVLTSRDGRAIKISGGGAEANDKKIGARLGVSDEVKLSDNMFVGRLNLVRLDGRDIKISGGDKGNENGSFSTAFSGTDGGSQASVSLREIKGQIDAKVAAAMGFQRMSKSEMESPQSAGVMTLRGAMAVMDIAESAQRTLDFIRSDLGSVQNQLVATVNNITVTQVNVKSAESQIRDVDFAAESANFSKYNILAQSGSYAMSQANSVQQNVLKLLQ, from the coding sequence ATGAGCTTTAGAATTAATACAAACATTAATGCTATGAACTCACATGCAAATGCAGTTGGTAACAACAGAAACTTATCTAACTCTCTAGGTAGACTTTCATCAGGTTTGAGAATTCAAACAGCAGCAGATGATGCTTCTGGTCTAGCTATTGCAGATAGCTTAAGATCACAAGCTAGTGCTTTAGGTCAAGCTATAGCAAATGGTAATGATGCTATAGGTATCATACAAGTAGCTGATAAAGCTATGGATGAGCAACTTAAAATACTTGATACTATCAAAGTAAAAGCTACTCAAGCAGCTCAAGATGGTCAAACAACAAGATCAAGACAAGCACTACAAGCTGACATAGTAAGACTTATGGAAGAACTAGATAACATAGGCAACTCTACATCATTTAACGGTCAACAACTACTAAATGGAACATTCTCAAATAAAGAGTTTCAAATAGGTGCATACTCAAACCAAACAGTAAAATCTAGCATAGGTGCTACTACATCTGATAAGATAGGACTTACTAGATTTGAAAGTAGTAAGCTTATAACGGAAGCAAAAGGTGCAGTATCACTTACATTTATAAACGTTGATGGTATAAACAATGTAAAAGTTGCAGCTACAGAACTATCTTATGGTCTTGGCAAAGGTATTGGTGCTTTAGCTGAAAACATCAACAAAGTAGCAGATCAAAGTGGTGTAAGGGCTACATTTGATGTAACCATTATAGCTAGTAAAGCTATTACTGCTGGATCTATAGTCTCGTTAAATATAAACGGTGTTAAGATAGGTGACCTTGAAGTTAAGGATAATGACTCAAACGGAACCCTTGTAAATGCCATAAACTCTGTAAAAGATCAAACAGGTGTAGAGGCATCTATAGATCCTCAAGGTAAGCTTGTACTTACAAGTCGTGATGGTCGTGCTATAAAAATTTCTGGCGGAGGAGCAGAAGCAAATGACAAGAAAATCGGTGCGCGTTTAGGTGTATCAGACGAGGTTAAATTAAGTGATAATATGTTTGTAGGTCGCCTTAACCTTGTTCGTCTTGATGGTAGAGATATAAAAATAAGTGGTGGAGATAAAGGTAATGAGAATGGATCTTTCTCTACAGCATTTAGTGGGACCGATGGTGGTTCTCAAGCGTCAGTATCTCTAAGAGAGATAAAAGGACAGATAGATGCTAAGGTAGCAGCAGCTATGGGGTTTCAACGTATGTCAAAATCGGAAATGGAGTCCCCTCAATCAGCAGGTGTTATGACACTACGCGGTGCTATGGCTGTTATGGATATAGCAGAGTCAGCTCAAAGAACACTAGACTTTATCAGATCTGACCTCGGTTCTGTTCAAAACCAACTAGTAGCTACTGTAAATAACATAACAGTAACACAAGTAAATGTTAAATCAGCAGAATCACAAATAAGAGATGTAGACTTTGCAGCAGAATCAGCAAATTTCTCAAAATACAACATACTAGCTCAATCAGGCTCTTATGCTATGAGTCAAGCTAATAGTGTTCAACAAAACGTATTAAAATTACTTCAGTAG
- a CDS encoding saccharopine dehydrogenase family protein, with product MSNILIIGAGGVSQVATVKCAMNSDVFTSIILASRTKSKCDAIADFIKQKVGVDIKTAQIDADDTDAVVELIKKTGADLLLNVALPYQDLTLMDACVKAGIPYIDTANYEHPDTAKFEYKLQWEKDENFKNANTMALLGSGFDPGVTNVFCAYAQQNLFDEIHEIDILDCNAGDHGYPFATNFNPEINLREVSANGRYWENGEWIETKPMEISFAWDYPKVGVKDSYLLYHEELESLIKNIKGLKRIRFFMTFGQSYLTHMQCLQNVGMLRIDEVEHNGVKIVPIQFLKTLLPDPASLGPRTKGKTNIGCVIRGIHQGKERQVYIYNVCDHEECYKETGAQAVSYTTGVPAMIGSMMVAKGVWSGKGVFNMETFDAKPFMDELNKQGLPWEIIEMKPGERYEMIRKI from the coding sequence ATGTCAAATATATTGATAATAGGCGCAGGTGGTGTAAGTCAAGTAGCTACCGTTAAATGCGCTATGAATAGTGATGTTTTTACAAGTATAATACTAGCAAGTAGGACAAAAAGTAAATGTGATGCAATAGCTGATTTTATAAAACAAAAAGTCGGAGTCGATATAAAAACCGCACAAATTGATGCTGATGACACCGATGCGGTTGTGGAGCTTATAAAAAAGACAGGCGCTGACTTGCTTTTAAATGTGGCTTTACCTTATCAAGACCTTACTTTGATGGATGCTTGCGTAAAGGCTGGAATTCCTTACATAGATACAGCAAACTATGAACACCCTGATACTGCGAAGTTTGAGTATAAGCTTCAATGGGAAAAAGATGAAAACTTTAAAAATGCAAACACAATGGCATTGCTTGGAAGTGGGTTTGACCCGGGTGTTACAAATGTTTTTTGTGCTTATGCTCAGCAAAATTTATTTGATGAGATACATGAGATAGATATCTTAGACTGCAACGCCGGAGATCACGGATATCCTTTTGCTACAAATTTTAATCCCGAGATAAACCTTAGAGAGGTATCAGCAAACGGAAGATACTGGGAAAATGGTGAGTGGATAGAGACAAAGCCTATGGAGATTTCTTTTGCTTGGGATTATCCAAAGGTTGGTGTAAAGGATAGTTATTTGCTTTATCACGAAGAGCTTGAAAGCTTGATAAAAAACATAAAAGGGCTTAAAAGAATAAGATTTTTTATGACTTTTGGACAAAGCTATCTAACGCATATGCAATGCTTACAAAATGTGGGAATGTTACGTATTGATGAGGTAGAGCATAATGGTGTTAAGATAGTGCCTATTCAGTTTTTAAAGACACTTTTACCAGATCCTGCTAGTCTTGGGCCTAGAACAAAGGGTAAAACAAATATAGGTTGTGTGATAAGGGGTATACATCAAGGAAAAGAGAGACAAGTTTATATATATAATGTATGCGATCACGAAGAGTGCTATAAAGAAACCGGCGCCCAAGCTGTTAGTTACACTACCGGTGTGCCTGCTATGATAGGGTCTATGATGGTAGCAAAGGGTGTATGGAGCGGTAAAGGTGTGTTTAATATGGAGACATTTGATGCTAAGCCGTTTATGGATGAGCTAAACAAACAAGGCTTACCGTGGGAGATAATAGAGATGAAACCGGGTGAGAGATACGAAATGATAAGAAAAATTTAA